The Deltaproteobacteria bacterium genome window below encodes:
- the cobK gene encoding precorrin-6A reductase, giving the protein MILLLGGTAETARLSAAIAEAGFKVLVSTATDIPLLLGSDPNVFRRAGPLDVEGMITLVRAKGITAIVDATHPYASGAHDAARAAAARTNVPCLSFLRPSAVGEADDVLLVAGHEEAAPLATSFGRPVLLTIGSRNLLPYVQAARIAGASLVARVLGHPVSIEACRIAGLPKEVVITGRGPFSVDENQSSIRKYGIGVLVTKDGGAEGGVKAKMEAARREGCRVVVVARPGVRHRITFQNVTDLVGSLSGS; this is encoded by the coding sequence TTGATCCTGCTGCTGGGAGGCACCGCCGAAACGGCCCGCCTTTCCGCCGCGATTGCGGAAGCCGGATTCAAGGTTCTTGTCTCGACGGCTACGGACATCCCGTTGCTCCTCGGGAGCGACCCGAACGTCTTCCGGCGGGCTGGGCCGCTCGACGTCGAAGGGATGATCACCCTGGTGCGGGCAAAGGGGATCACAGCGATTGTCGACGCGACGCACCCGTACGCATCCGGGGCGCATGATGCGGCGAGGGCGGCGGCCGCACGGACGAACGTTCCCTGCCTGTCGTTCCTTCGGCCCTCCGCGGTAGGGGAAGCCGACGATGTCCTGCTTGTGGCCGGGCACGAGGAGGCGGCGCCCCTCGCAACCTCCTTCGGCCGCCCGGTCCTTCTCACGATCGGCTCACGGAACCTCCTTCCTTATGTCCAGGCGGCGAGGATTGCCGGTGCGTCTCTGGTTGCCAGGGTGCTCGGGCATCCGGTCTCGATCGAGGCATGCCGAATCGCCGGCCTGCCGAAGGAAGTCGTCATCACGGGGAGAGGTCCATTTTCCGTCGACGAAAATCAGTCCAGCATCAGGAAATACGGCATCGGCGTGCTCGTCACCAAGGATGGCGGAGCCGAGGGAGGCGTCAAGGCGAAGATGGAGGCGGCCCGGAGGGAAGGTTGCCGCGTTGTGGTCGTCGCAAGGCCGGGCGTCCGTCACCGAATCACTTTCCAAAATGTAACGGACCTGGTTGGATCCCTTTCCGGGTCGTAA
- the cobJ gene encoding precorrin-3B C(17)-methyltransferase, which translates to MRRGDRRGRRGKLFVVGIGPGGPLDRTRRAEMAIAESRVVVGYTRYLDLIRDLLEGKETIATGMTREIERCRAALRLAEEGKVVALVSSGDPGIYGMASLAIELSRAEGVSVPIEIVPGVSAASAAAARLGAPLALDFACISLSDLLVPWETIRMRLEAVAAADLVTALYNPRSEKRVRHILEAARIFRRHRPGTTPVGIGTAVGTPEERIVLSDLDRFLEEEIGMQSVVLIGNRSSKVIDGWFVTPRGYKV; encoded by the coding sequence GTGCGACGGGGTGACCGTCGCGGTCGCCGTGGAAAACTGTTCGTCGTCGGAATAGGTCCGGGGGGACCGCTCGACCGCACGCGCCGCGCGGAGATGGCGATCGCGGAAAGCCGGGTGGTGGTCGGGTACACCCGTTACCTGGATCTCATCCGCGACCTCCTGGAAGGGAAGGAGACGATCGCCACCGGCATGACCCGGGAGATCGAACGTTGCCGGGCGGCGCTGCGCCTGGCGGAGGAAGGGAAGGTTGTGGCGCTCGTGTCCTCGGGCGATCCCGGGATTTACGGGATGGCGTCCCTGGCGATCGAGCTGTCCCGCGCGGAAGGGGTATCCGTACCTATTGAGATCGTGCCAGGGGTCTCCGCCGCTTCCGCCGCCGCGGCGAGGCTCGGGGCGCCGCTGGCCCTGGATTTCGCCTGCATCAGCTTAAGCGACCTCCTGGTGCCATGGGAGACGATCCGGATGCGACTGGAAGCAGTGGCTGCAGCCGACCTCGTGACAGCCCTTTACAATCCTCGGAGTGAAAAGCGCGTGCGCCACATCCTGGAGGCCGCGAGGATCTTCCGCCGGCATCGCCCGGGCACGACGCCGGTCGGGATCGGCACGGCGGTGGGGACGCCGGAAGAGAGGATCGTGCTCTCCGACCTCGACCGTTTCCTCGAAGAGGAGATCGGCATGCAGAGCGTCGTGCTGATAGGGAACCGCTCCTCAAAGGTGATCGACGGGTGGTTCGTAACGCCCCGCGGGTACAAGGTTTGA
- a CDS encoding cobalamin biosynthesis protein, translated as MKTAIVTLSAEGVRIAETLRAGLDGASVFVHEKVEGRGDGTPFASIMALTRDLFPQYERLIFIAPCGAVVRALAPNIRDKREDPAVVVVDAAGRFAISLLSGHEGGANDLSVAVANLLGAEPVVTTTTDVLKDVIVGVGSRRGTSAEKIVAAVRGALEKIPVDLSRVRLLASADIKVHEEGLLEAARRLGVPLRIVSSEEIRATRREFTRSDFVMEKVDLPAVAEPAALLAGRRTRLLLPKTACDGVTVAVAVENCSSSE; from the coding sequence GTGAAGACCGCCATCGTCACCCTTTCGGCGGAGGGGGTGCGGATCGCGGAGACCCTCCGGGCGGGGCTGGACGGCGCGAGCGTCTTCGTTCACGAGAAGGTGGAGGGGAGAGGCGACGGTACCCCCTTCGCAAGCATCATGGCGCTGACGCGCGATCTCTTCCCGCAATACGAAAGGCTGATCTTCATCGCGCCGTGTGGGGCGGTCGTCCGGGCGCTGGCGCCGAACATCCGGGACAAGAGGGAGGACCCGGCGGTGGTCGTGGTGGATGCCGCGGGGCGGTTCGCCATCAGCCTGCTGTCGGGCCATGAAGGCGGTGCGAACGACCTCTCCGTGGCGGTCGCGAATCTCTTGGGCGCCGAGCCCGTGGTCACGACGACGACGGATGTGCTGAAGGACGTGATTGTCGGGGTCGGGTCCCGCCGGGGGACATCGGCCGAAAAGATCGTCGCTGCGGTGAGGGGCGCCCTGGAGAAAATCCCGGTGGACCTTTCCCGGGTGAGGTTGCTTGCCTCCGCCGACATCAAAGTGCATGAGGAAGGACTGCTGGAGGCAGCCCGCCGCCTGGGCGTTCCGTTGCGGATCGTCTCGTCGGAGGAGATCCGGGCGACAAGGCGCGAGTTCACCCGTTCGGATTTCGTGATGGAAAAAGTCGATCTGCCGGCGGTGGCCGAACCGGCCGCGCTGCTCGCGGGAAGGAGGACCCGATTACTGCTGCCGAAAACGGCGTGCGACGGGGTGACCGTCGCGGTCGCCGTGGAAAACTGTTCGTCGTCGGAATAG
- the cobM gene encoding precorrin-4 C(11)-methyltransferase — protein sequence MKVYFVGAGPGDPELLTVRAHRLLTESRVCIYAGSLINPAVMELLPATSARYDSAGMSLPEIVDVCAGANRAGIDVVRLHSGDPSIYGAIREQMNELDRLVIDYEVVPGVSSFQAAAAVLKTELTVPEAAQSIILTRAAGRTPVPPEQDLSLLARTRSTLCIFLSVGQIREVAETLARELDGSCPAAVVYRATWPDQAVVRGTLADIARKTEAAAIGKTAMIVVGRALSREAPVSKLYAPAFSHGFRDGEKA from the coding sequence GTGAAAGTATATTTCGTCGGGGCGGGGCCCGGCGACCCGGAGCTCCTGACGGTCCGGGCGCACCGGTTGCTTACGGAAAGCCGGGTCTGCATCTACGCCGGGTCGCTCATCAATCCGGCGGTGATGGAGCTGTTGCCCGCGACGTCCGCGCGGTACGACTCCGCGGGCATGTCGCTTCCCGAAATCGTCGACGTGTGCGCTGGTGCGAACCGGGCTGGCATCGACGTCGTGCGGCTTCACTCCGGCGATCCCTCGATCTACGGGGCCATCCGGGAGCAGATGAACGAGCTGGACCGGCTGGTGATCGACTACGAGGTCGTTCCCGGCGTCAGCTCCTTCCAGGCCGCCGCCGCCGTTCTGAAGACCGAGCTGACCGTGCCGGAAGCGGCACAGTCCATCATCCTGACGCGTGCCGCAGGTCGCACGCCCGTCCCCCCGGAACAGGATTTGTCCCTCTTGGCGCGGACCCGGTCCACATTGTGTATCTTCCTGTCGGTGGGACAGATCCGGGAGGTTGCGGAGACGCTGGCGCGCGAACTGGACGGCAGCTGTCCCGCTGCCGTCGTCTACCGCGCGACGTGGCCGGACCAGGCGGTCGTCCGGGGGACGCTAGCCGACATCGCCCGAAAGACGGAAGCTGCGGCGATCGGGAAAACGGCGATGATCGTCGTGGGCAGGGCGCTCTCGCGGGAAGCGCCCGTATCGAAGTTGTACGCCCCGGCCTTCTCCCACGGGTTCCGGGACGGAGAGAAGGCGTGA
- the cobI gene encoding precorrin-2 C(20)-methyltransferase, giving the protein MTLGMFYGIGVGPGDPELVTVKGARILAQCPNVFVPKAGNALQSVAFAIARDYLAPGARVWELTFPMTTDRVELASAWDASAREVAIPLGAGQDACFLTLGDPLLYSTYIYLLRALRARIPDLQVVTVPGITAMCAAASLAEFPIGQFKESVTIVPAADDLRAVRQALAAGGTLVLMKVGKRLEALVDLLENEGFINRSVFVSRAGMAGQRIETDLRKLRGEDTVTGYLSVILVRTGREEKR; this is encoded by the coding sequence GTGACGTTGGGAATGTTTTACGGGATCGGGGTCGGACCGGGCGACCCGGAGCTGGTTACCGTGAAAGGGGCGCGGATCCTGGCGCAATGCCCGAACGTGTTCGTCCCGAAGGCCGGCAACGCGCTGCAAAGCGTCGCCTTCGCGATCGCCAGAGATTACCTGGCTCCCGGGGCCCGCGTGTGGGAGCTGACGTTCCCCATGACGACGGACCGGGTGGAACTGGCGTCGGCCTGGGATGCGTCGGCCCGGGAGGTCGCAATACCTCTCGGAGCCGGGCAGGACGCCTGTTTCCTTACCCTCGGCGACCCCTTGTTGTATTCCACCTACATCTACCTTCTCCGGGCGCTGCGCGCGCGGATCCCGGATCTTCAGGTCGTGACCGTCCCGGGGATCACCGCGATGTGCGCCGCGGCGTCGCTGGCGGAATTCCCCATCGGGCAATTCAAGGAGTCGGTGACCATCGTCCCGGCGGCGGACGACCTCCGGGCGGTTCGGCAAGCCCTCGCCGCGGGAGGAACGCTCGTCCTGATGAAGGTCGGGAAGCGGCTGGAGGCGCTCGTCGATCTCCTGGAAAATGAAGGTTTCATCAACAGGAGCGTGTTCGTTTCCCGGGCGGGAATGGCCGGCCAGCGGATCGAGACGGATCTGAGAAAATTGCGTGGGGAAGACACCGTGACAGGTTATCTCTCCGTCATCCTGGTACGCACGGGAAGGGAGGAGAAGAGGTGA
- the cbiE gene encoding precorrin-6y C5,15-methyltransferase (decarboxylating) subunit CbiE, producing MDVKGKRILIVGCGPGSPDHLTPAARQAAEKADVLVGAAHLLALFPAVKAERFAVSGEIDALLDEIATRCSRGRVAVLVTGDPGLYSFARPVLSRFGREMCEVIPGISSVQVAFARLGLSWHDAVVVSAHARPIEWEGRLGEADKIAVLAGGEVTGRRIGELLERIGEGRRLFLCENLTMPGERVSPLSPAELTRWRPAGKAIILILKEEVLS from the coding sequence GTGGACGTGAAGGGGAAACGGATCCTCATCGTCGGCTGCGGACCGGGGTCTCCCGACCACCTGACGCCGGCGGCGCGGCAGGCGGCGGAAAAGGCCGACGTGCTCGTCGGGGCGGCTCACCTGCTCGCGCTCTTTCCCGCCGTGAAGGCGGAGCGGTTCGCCGTCTCGGGGGAGATCGACGCGCTGCTCGACGAGATCGCCACGAGATGCTCCCGTGGCCGGGTAGCCGTCCTGGTGACCGGCGATCCCGGTCTGTACAGCTTTGCGAGGCCGGTGCTGTCGCGTTTCGGCCGCGAGATGTGCGAGGTGATACCCGGCATCAGCTCCGTCCAGGTGGCGTTTGCGCGGCTGGGGCTTTCGTGGCACGACGCGGTCGTCGTCAGTGCACATGCCCGCCCGATCGAGTGGGAGGGCCGCCTCGGGGAGGCCGACAAGATCGCCGTCCTCGCCGGCGGAGAGGTAACTGGCCGGCGGATCGGGGAACTGCTGGAGCGGATCGGGGAAGGGCGCCGTCTGTTCCTTTGCGAAAACCTGACGATGCCCGGGGAGCGGGTGAGCCCGCTGAGCCCCGCCGAACTGACCCGGTGGCGGCCGGCCGGAAAAGCCATCATCCTGATTCTCAAGGAGGAGGTACTTTCGTGA
- the cbiD gene encoding cobalt-precorrin-5B (C(1))-methyltransferase CbiD: MTSLRSGYSTGACAAAAAKAAAEVLLGGAASPVVEVPFPDGTRVALATLYARMSGEEAEAAVRKDAGDDVDATHGTVVAASLSWAQDGDVTFVAGDGVGTVTRPGLSVPPGEPAVNPVPRGMIRAAIREVTKLPVRLVLSIPGGKALAEKTFNPRLGVVGGLSILGTTGRVRPFDLEALRDALKCALDVAAACGIRAPVLVPGHIGEKSARRHFRLSDPQVIEVVNEWAFVLDRIGEYRFDRLLVLGHPGKLAKLAMGHWDTHSARSPGAVSFVAALAETLLGRALPPCPTVEGVLGALPTPDREQVAAKLAGRVREAVAGRMGNGRDAAVVLVDMRGDILGFEGELATWT, from the coding sequence GTGACAAGCCTGCGTTCGGGGTATTCGACGGGTGCGTGTGCGGCGGCCGCCGCGAAGGCGGCTGCCGAGGTTCTTCTCGGTGGGGCCGCCTCGCCGGTGGTGGAGGTGCCGTTTCCGGACGGGACACGGGTGGCCCTGGCGACGCTTTATGCCCGCATGAGCGGCGAGGAAGCCGAAGCCGCCGTCCGGAAGGACGCCGGGGACGACGTCGACGCGACCCACGGCACGGTCGTGGCGGCGTCGCTGTCGTGGGCGCAGGACGGAGACGTGACCTTCGTCGCGGGGGACGGGGTGGGGACGGTGACCCGGCCGGGGCTTTCCGTTCCTCCCGGGGAACCCGCCGTCAACCCCGTTCCGCGCGGGATGATCCGGGCGGCGATCCGGGAGGTAACGAAGCTGCCGGTGCGGCTGGTGCTTTCGATCCCCGGCGGGAAGGCGCTGGCGGAGAAGACGTTCAACCCCCGGCTCGGCGTGGTCGGCGGGCTCTCCATCCTGGGGACGACCGGGCGGGTGCGCCCGTTCGACCTGGAGGCGCTCCGGGACGCCTTGAAATGCGCCCTCGATGTCGCCGCCGCGTGCGGAATCCGCGCGCCCGTCCTGGTGCCGGGGCATATCGGGGAAAAGTCCGCCCGCCGGCATTTCCGGCTCTCCGACCCGCAGGTGATCGAGGTCGTCAACGAATGGGCGTTCGTTCTCGACCGGATCGGCGAATACCGGTTCGATCGCCTGCTCGTTCTCGGGCACCCGGGAAAACTCGCGAAGCTCGCCATGGGGCACTGGGATACCCACTCCGCGCGCTCTCCCGGGGCCGTATCGTTCGTCGCCGCCTTGGCGGAGACGCTCCTTGGCCGAGCGCTGCCGCCGTGCCCGACCGTGGAAGGCGTCCTGGGTGCGTTGCCGACGCCGGACCGTGAACAGGTCGCCGCGAAGCTGGCGGGCCGGGTTCGGGAAGCGGTTGCGGGGCGCATGGGGAACGGGCGGGATGCGGCGGTCGTCCTGGTCGACATGCGGGGCGACATCCTGGGCTTCGAGGGGGAGCTGGCGACGTGGACGTGA
- a CDS encoding ATP-binding cassette domain-containing protein, protein MTGVRDGEWAVKAEGVSFVYPEGTTALDGVDFRVRKGEFVAVLASNGSGKSTLIKVLTGLLQAKKGTVRIAGRDIREYSSKALYQEIGVVFQDPDDQLFCASVEEDVAFGPRNLGLPEAEVQNRVSTALEAVGAIGLRNRAVHHLSFGEKKRVAVAGVLAMEPSALILDEATAGLDPAGEALMMRLLNRLNRERGIMVILATHSVDLLPLFADRICVLQRGKVLKEGTAESIFCDHEMIERAGLRLPYIAGLLHDLKRFDGVPIEGLPLTVGEARKRLLELIPEALIVGKRLWRDK, encoded by the coding sequence ATGACGGGCGTCCGCGACGGGGAATGGGCGGTCAAGGCGGAGGGCGTTTCCTTCGTCTACCCGGAAGGGACCACGGCGCTCGACGGCGTCGATTTCCGGGTCCGGAAGGGGGAGTTCGTGGCTGTCCTCGCTTCGAACGGATCGGGAAAAAGCACCCTGATCAAGGTGCTCACCGGCCTGTTGCAGGCGAAGAAGGGGACGGTCCGGATCGCGGGGCGCGACATCCGCGAATATTCCTCGAAGGCGCTCTACCAGGAAATCGGCGTGGTCTTCCAGGACCCGGACGACCAGCTCTTTTGTGCGAGCGTAGAGGAGGACGTTGCCTTCGGCCCGCGGAACCTGGGCCTTCCGGAGGCCGAGGTCCAAAACCGGGTCTCCACCGCCCTGGAAGCCGTCGGGGCGATCGGGTTGCGCAACCGGGCGGTTCACCATTTGAGCTTCGGCGAGAAAAAACGGGTGGCGGTGGCCGGCGTGCTGGCGATGGAGCCGTCGGCCCTGATTCTCGACGAGGCCACGGCGGGACTGGACCCGGCAGGCGAGGCGCTCATGATGCGCCTCCTCAACCGGTTGAACCGGGAGCGGGGGATCATGGTGATCCTCGCCACCCATTCCGTGGACCTGCTGCCGCTCTTCGCGGACCGCATCTGCGTGCTGCAGCGGGGGAAAGTCCTGAAGGAGGGGACGGCGGAAAGCATCTTCTGCGACCACGAAATGATCGAGCGGGCGGGGCTGCGGCTTCCCTACATTGCCGGGCTGCTCCACGATCTGAAACGATTCGACGGCGTGCCGATCGAAGGATTGCCGCTGACGGTGGGCGAGGCGCGCAAACGGCTTCTCGAGCTGATCCCGGAGGCGCTGATCGTGGGGAAGCGCCTGTGGAGAGACAAGTGA
- the cbiQ gene encoding cobalt ECF transporter T component CbiQ — translation MTELFSDIFAGRNDALTRLDARAKVAGAISGLLAVLFSRNALLPAGVFAACLFGMLLVRIPAKWLSFRLAGPAAFALVLVLLHGFTVGVTPMASASFAGIRLTLMEEGVRRGLLLGARVLGGTSVVLLLGAVTPAHRIFHVLRWAGIPAGWVEIAMLVYRYTFVLLEHAAEVSAAQRVRLGYSHPARSMSAIGTLGGTVILRSIDQAVRTHEAMTARGYTGSIPFGPMGAMGRRDRWVAILVPLLFVAAWLLVGRGQG, via the coding sequence ATGACGGAACTGTTTTCGGACATCTTTGCGGGAAGGAACGACGCCCTGACGCGGCTGGACGCGAGGGCAAAGGTGGCCGGTGCGATCTCAGGCCTCCTGGCGGTGCTCTTTTCCCGCAATGCACTCCTCCCTGCCGGCGTCTTCGCTGCCTGCCTGTTCGGCATGCTCCTGGTGAGAATTCCGGCGAAGTGGCTGTCTTTCCGCCTTGCCGGGCCTGCGGCGTTCGCGCTCGTCCTGGTGCTCCTCCACGGCTTCACGGTCGGCGTTACGCCGATGGCCTCTGCTTCCTTCGCGGGAATCCGGCTCACCCTCATGGAGGAGGGGGTGCGGCGCGGCCTCCTGCTGGGGGCCCGCGTGCTCGGGGGAACGTCCGTCGTCCTGCTGCTCGGCGCGGTGACGCCCGCCCACCGGATCTTTCATGTTCTGCGCTGGGCCGGCATCCCGGCAGGATGGGTGGAGATCGCGATGCTCGTGTATCGCTATACGTTCGTGTTGCTGGAACATGCCGCCGAGGTGTCCGCAGCGCAAAGGGTGCGCCTCGGGTATTCGCACCCGGCAAGGTCCATGTCCGCGATCGGGACCCTGGGGGGAACGGTCATCCTGCGCTCCATCGACCAGGCGGTCCGTACGCACGAGGCGATGACGGCGCGAGGCTACACCGGGAGCATTCCCTTCGGCCCGATGGGGGCGATGGGGCGGAGAGACCGGTGGGTGGCGATCCTCGTGCCGCTTCTTTTCGTGGCGGCCTGGCTTCTCGTCGGCAGAGGGCAGGGATGA
- a CDS encoding CbiX/SirB N-terminal domain-containing protein produces MKRRSSEDPQGKEAVVLLGHGSRVPTAGRAMEQVAARLRELGTFALVEVCHMSMQEPTLADALETCAKEGASKVVVVPYFLHEGAHIREDIPGMLREKAAEYPDMTLILGKCLGYDESLVGLVERRAMESLASSDVRCGLSR; encoded by the coding sequence ATGAAGCGGCGTTCGTCGGAAGATCCGCAAGGGAAGGAAGCCGTCGTCCTCCTGGGGCACGGCAGCCGGGTCCCGACGGCCGGCCGGGCCATGGAGCAGGTGGCCGCAAGGCTCCGGGAGCTGGGAACGTTCGCGCTCGTGGAGGTGTGCCACATGTCGATGCAGGAACCCACTCTGGCGGATGCACTGGAAACATGCGCGAAGGAAGGGGCGTCGAAGGTAGTGGTCGTCCCGTATTTCCTCCACGAGGGGGCGCATATCCGGGAGGATATTCCGGGGATGCTGCGGGAAAAGGCTGCGGAATATCCGGACATGACGCTGATCCTCGGCAAATGCCTTGGATACGACGAGTCGCTGGTCGGGCTCGTCGAGCGGCGGGCGATGGAGTCACTTGCCTCCTCGGACGTGCGGTGCGGCCTCTCCCGGTGA
- a CDS encoding precorrin-8X methylmutase, whose protein sequence is MRAGVPFIRSLLESPMSGEAIEALSFATIDREAPPHRFTSAQWAVVRRMIHATADFGLMEDATFSADAIAAGVAALRAGRPLFVDANMIRAGLSLARLRDVCPAYGPESIACYVSDREVAAQARESGLPRSLFAARKAAPILDGGIALIGNAPVALLELNRMVIEEGIRPALVVGMPVGFVHVEESKRELMSLGVPFISVAGRRGGSPLAVSALHALCSISVCGDVDVDRDRHARKCTGR, encoded by the coding sequence ATGCGCGCCGGAGTGCCGTTCATCCGGTCGCTGCTCGAATCCCCGATGAGCGGAGAGGCGATCGAGGCCCTTTCGTTTGCGACGATCGACCGGGAGGCGCCGCCGCACCGGTTCACCTCCGCCCAGTGGGCCGTTGTCCGCCGGATGATCCATGCCACCGCGGACTTCGGGCTGATGGAGGACGCGACGTTTTCCGCGGATGCGATCGCCGCCGGGGTGGCCGCGCTTCGTGCGGGCCGCCCCCTGTTCGTCGATGCCAACATGATCCGGGCCGGGCTTTCGCTCGCCCGGCTGCGGGATGTGTGCCCGGCATACGGCCCGGAGAGCATCGCCTGTTACGTGTCCGACCGGGAAGTGGCCGCGCAGGCCCGCGAAAGCGGGCTGCCGCGCTCCCTGTTCGCCGCCCGCAAGGCCGCCCCGATCCTGGATGGAGGGATCGCGCTGATCGGCAACGCGCCGGTCGCCCTGCTGGAGCTGAACCGCATGGTCATCGAAGAGGGGATCCGGCCGGCGCTGGTGGTAGGCATGCCGGTCGGTTTCGTGCACGTGGAGGAGAGCAAGCGGGAGCTGATGTCGCTGGGGGTGCCGTTCATCTCCGTGGCAGGCCGGCGCGGCGGCAGCCCCCTGGCCGTGAGCGCGCTCCACGCCCTCTGTTCCATTTCGGTTTGCGGGGATGTCGACGTCGATCGAGATCGGCACGCTCGAAAATGCACCGGGAGGTGA
- a CDS encoding cobyrinate a,c-diamide synthase: MTVHCPAIVVAGTGSGVGKTSVTIALVASLAKRGLNVQTFKTGPDFLDPTYLSLASGRPCYNLDGWMTGEAYVHALFSRATAGADVAIIEGAMGLFDGADPASSEGSTAEIARWLSVPVLLVIDAGGQARSAAATVKGFTEFEEGMNVAGVIANRCGSDRHAAWLAESLRGASLPPLFGSIPRGAFPALRSRHLGLTTAEPGTLTAGLLENFAEAFEKQVSVDAVMTAAAGAGSKALRGAIPVRAEQPSLDVPSSGDSSNERTRTRIGVARDEAFHFYYPDNLGALEAAGGELVDFSPLRDERLPEGLDGLYIGGGYPEEYAALLSANRPMKDAVRRFAEEGHPVYAECGGLMYLSEGVETRDGARHALAGLLPSWTRIRNLKKRLGYVEVALSADTLLGPCGATLRGHEFHYSELIDDPAGRSGWETVYRLTHRRSDGAVPEGYVKGRTLASYVHVHFASRRGVAENFISMCAGGHGLPCGGRCGK, encoded by the coding sequence TTGACCGTCCACTGCCCCGCCATCGTGGTGGCCGGCACCGGCAGCGGTGTCGGCAAGACCTCCGTGACGATCGCCCTGGTCGCGTCGCTTGCGAAGCGGGGGCTCAACGTTCAGACGTTCAAGACGGGGCCCGACTTCCTGGACCCCACCTACCTGTCGCTTGCATCGGGGAGACCCTGCTACAACCTCGACGGGTGGATGACCGGCGAGGCGTACGTTCATGCCCTTTTCTCCCGCGCTACCGCCGGGGCGGACGTGGCGATCATCGAGGGGGCCATGGGGCTTTTCGACGGGGCCGACCCGGCATCGTCCGAAGGAAGCACCGCGGAGATCGCGCGCTGGCTTTCCGTCCCCGTGCTGCTGGTGATCGATGCGGGCGGCCAGGCGCGCAGCGCGGCCGCCACGGTGAAGGGATTCACGGAGTTCGAGGAAGGGATGAACGTGGCCGGGGTGATCGCCAACCGGTGCGGCTCGGACCGGCACGCCGCTTGGTTGGCCGAATCGCTCCGCGGAGCCTCTTTGCCACCGCTTTTCGGCTCGATCCCCCGGGGCGCCTTTCCGGCGTTGCGGAGCCGTCACCTAGGATTGACGACTGCGGAGCCCGGGACCCTGACGGCCGGCCTGCTGGAGAATTTCGCCGAGGCGTTCGAGAAGCAGGTTTCGGTGGATGCGGTGATGACGGCGGCGGCAGGGGCGGGGTCGAAGGCACTGCGTGGCGCGATCCCGGTTCGGGCCGAACAGCCGTCCCTCGACGTTCCTTCTTCCGGCGATAGTTCGAACGAAAGGACGCGCACCCGGATCGGCGTTGCCCGTGACGAGGCGTTTCATTTCTATTACCCCGATAACCTGGGAGCGCTCGAGGCGGCCGGGGGAGAGCTGGTCGATTTCTCTCCGCTCCGGGACGAAAGGCTGCCGGAAGGATTGGACGGCCTGTACATCGGCGGCGGGTACCCGGAGGAATACGCGGCTCTGCTCTCGGCGAACCGGCCCATGAAGGATGCGGTGCGACGATTTGCGGAGGAGGGGCACCCGGTTTACGCCGAGTGCGGCGGGCTGATGTACCTGTCGGAAGGGGTGGAAACGCGGGATGGCGCCCGGCACGCACTGGCCGGCCTGCTTCCCTCGTGGACCCGGATACGGAACCTGAAGAAGCGGCTGGGATACGTCGAGGTCGCCCTGTCGGCGGACACGCTCTTGGGACCGTGCGGCGCGACCCTTCGGGGGCACGAGTTCCACTACTCCGAGCTGATCGACGACCCGGCCGGCCGATCGGGATGGGAGACGGTCTATCGTCTGACGCACCGCCGTTCCGACGGGGCCGTTCCCGAAGGATACGTCAAGGGCCGGACACTGGCGAGCTACGTCCACGTTCATTTCGCTTCGCGGCGCGGGGTCGCGGAGAATTTCATCTCGATGTGCGCAGGCGGACACGGTCTGCCGTGTGGAGGACGATGTGGCAAGTGA
- a CDS encoding cob(I)yrinic acid a,c-diamide adenosyltransferase, protein MSGASRVLLFTGDGKGKTTAALGMAVRAAGHGMKVLIVQFLKAAGDTGELEALRLVPGVAIRQMGCGFVPPREDPCFGEHQAAAEGALRFASDALASGKYDQVILDEICVAVAKGVLSEEKVIAALGKARGSACVVMTGRDATPDLIALADTVTEMRCRKHALREGRTAEKGVEF, encoded by the coding sequence ATGAGCGGCGCTTCCCGGGTCCTCCTTTTCACGGGGGACGGTAAAGGAAAGACGACGGCGGCGCTCGGCATGGCGGTCCGCGCCGCGGGGCACGGGATGAAGGTGCTCATCGTGCAATTTCTCAAGGCTGCGGGAGACACGGGGGAACTGGAGGCATTGAGGCTCGTGCCCGGTGTCGCGATCCGGCAGATGGGCTGCGGGTTCGTCCCCCCCCGGGAGGATCCCTGCTTCGGGGAACACCAGGCGGCGGCGGAAGGAGCGTTGCGCTTCGCTTCGGACGCGCTCGCGTCGGGCAAATACGACCAGGTGATCCTCGACGAAATCTGCGTCGCCGTTGCCAAAGGCGTCCTGTCGGAGGAAAAGGTCATCGCGGCACTGGGGAAGGCACGCGGGAGCGCTTGTGTCGTGATGACCGGCCGAGATGCGACGCCGGATCTGATCGCGCTGGCCGACACGGTGACCGAGATGCGATGCCGGAAGCATGCCCTTCGTGAAGGGCGCACGGCGGAGAAGGGGGTGGAATTTTGA